The following are encoded in a window of Rhodothermia bacterium genomic DNA:
- a CDS encoding glycosyl hydrolase → MNPIRLLFSGLLILLSCSTASYSQQTYSPTPDQARISSFTARKAAKGNSVTAGIPVKNIGPTVMSGRVTDLDVNPADPTQYYVAYASGSVFKTTNNGSTFIPIFDQEATSTIGDIAVDWTRKILWVGTGESNSSRSSYAGTGVYKSLDDGKTWQHLGLADTHHIGRVILHPTNPNIAWVAAIGHLYSPNQDRGVFKTTDGGKTWKKTLFIDENTGVIDLVVDQNNPNLLYAAAWYRTRRAWNFEEAGETSGIYKSTNGGDSWVLVSTKSTGFPTGKGVGRIGLSLSGSTLYAFLDNQFPKPKTDAPADEGLTKDQLRTMSKSQFLALKKESLKQYLEKFGFPREYTAESVMEMVRRDEVKPIAMVEFLEDANQQLFDTDVIGAELYRSNDGGKSWKKTHIGYLDQVYFTYGYYFGTVWAHPKNPEKVYIAGVPILRSDDGGKTFRNINGDNVHVDHHALWVNPNRAGHLINGNDGGVNISYDDGASWFKINTPSVGQFYAVTFDMAEPYNVYGGLQDNGVWMGPSNYQLSPFEWTDDGRYPYQRLGGGDGMQVQVDFRDNNTVYFGSQFGFYSRLNRATRQSRTVRPRHKLGERPLRFNWQTPILLSRHNQDILYFGANRLFRSMDKGDTFTAISGDLTNGGKPGDVPYGTLTTIDESALQFGLLYTGSDDGLIHVSKDGGTSWQRISDGLPQNLWVSRVRASKFDKATVYVTLNGYRMDHFDAYVYVSKDYGQTWKRIGKDLPQEAVNVIVEDITHPKLLFVGTDLGLYASLDGGESFHQMDNGLPHTPVHDLAIHPKAGDLIIGTHGRSIYLADIAQLRQLNEDILAKDLHLFAPDKVTFSERWGAKGAAWRDAFEPKVTLHVYTKTSGSATFTVKEASGKTLQTFSQSLRKGLNEVTYNLSAQAGSLSKQKAGENGVVYLPEGEYTVVASIGSVSSEGTLKVAKPEPRR, encoded by the coding sequence ATGAACCCCATTCGTCTCCTTTTTTCTGGTTTGTTGATCTTGCTTTCGTGCAGTACCGCTTCGTATAGCCAACAAACATACTCCCCAACACCAGACCAAGCACGGATTTCATCTTTCACTGCCCGAAAAGCCGCCAAAGGTAACTCGGTGACGGCTGGTATTCCCGTTAAAAACATAGGGCCGACCGTAATGAGTGGCCGTGTAACCGATCTTGACGTCAATCCAGCGGATCCAACCCAGTATTATGTGGCATATGCCTCTGGCTCCGTTTTTAAGACGACGAACAATGGTTCAACGTTTATCCCCATTTTTGATCAAGAAGCGACCTCCACTATCGGTGACATCGCGGTTGATTGGACGAGAAAGATCCTTTGGGTCGGAACGGGCGAAAGCAATTCCAGCCGATCTTCATATGCGGGGACGGGCGTTTACAAATCGCTTGATGACGGAAAAACGTGGCAACATCTTGGCTTGGCCGATACGCACCACATTGGCCGCGTCATCCTTCACCCTACTAATCCTAATATTGCATGGGTGGCCGCTATCGGGCATTTATACTCCCCGAACCAAGATCGTGGAGTTTTCAAAACCACTGATGGCGGAAAAACGTGGAAAAAAACCTTGTTTATTGACGAAAATACGGGAGTTATTGATTTGGTCGTGGATCAGAATAACCCAAATCTACTCTATGCGGCGGCTTGGTATCGCACACGACGGGCATGGAATTTTGAAGAAGCAGGCGAGACCTCTGGAATCTATAAAAGCACAAATGGTGGAGATTCTTGGGTGCTCGTTTCTACAAAATCTACGGGCTTTCCTACAGGAAAAGGCGTAGGGCGGATTGGTCTTAGCCTCTCTGGTAGTACGCTTTACGCCTTCCTCGACAACCAATTCCCAAAACCAAAAACAGATGCCCCAGCCGATGAAGGGCTGACGAAAGACCAACTGCGAACAATGTCCAAATCACAGTTTTTGGCCCTCAAAAAAGAAAGCCTTAAGCAATATTTAGAAAAATTCGGCTTCCCACGCGAATATACTGCCGAAAGCGTCATGGAAATGGTCCGGCGGGACGAGGTTAAGCCCATCGCTATGGTCGAATTTCTGGAAGATGCCAACCAACAACTGTTCGATACCGATGTGATCGGTGCAGAGCTTTACCGCTCCAATGATGGTGGCAAATCATGGAAAAAAACACATATCGGCTACTTAGATCAGGTTTACTTCACCTATGGCTATTACTTTGGAACCGTTTGGGCACATCCAAAAAACCCTGAAAAAGTGTATATCGCTGGAGTTCCCATCCTGCGTTCAGACGATGGTGGAAAAACCTTCCGCAACATCAACGGGGACAATGTTCATGTTGACCATCATGCCCTTTGGGTTAACCCCAACCGTGCCGGACATTTGATCAACGGGAATGACGGTGGCGTTAACATTTCCTATGACGACGGCGCTTCTTGGTTCAAAATCAACACCCCTTCCGTTGGTCAGTTCTATGCCGTTACGTTCGACATGGCAGAGCCATATAATGTCTATGGCGGACTACAAGACAATGGTGTATGGATGGGGCCAAGCAATTATCAACTTTCCCCGTTTGAATGGACGGACGATGGGCGATACCCCTATCAACGCCTCGGTGGGGGCGATGGAATGCAGGTTCAGGTGGACTTCCGCGACAACAATACCGTGTATTTTGGTTCCCAATTTGGCTTTTATAGCCGGCTGAACCGTGCAACCCGCCAATCCCGAACGGTTCGGCCACGCCACAAATTAGGCGAACGCCCCTTGCGGTTTAATTGGCAAACGCCTATACTTCTATCTCGCCACAATCAAGATATTTTGTACTTTGGCGCAAACCGTCTTTTCCGGTCTATGGACAAAGGCGATACTTTCACGGCCATTTCTGGAGACCTGACCAATGGCGGCAAGCCCGGAGATGTGCCATATGGAACCTTAACCACCATAGACGAATCCGCTTTACAATTCGGGCTTCTTTATACTGGCTCCGACGATGGGCTGATTCATGTCTCAAAAGATGGCGGTACGTCTTGGCAACGCATTTCGGATGGTCTTCCACAAAACCTCTGGGTGAGCCGCGTCCGCGCAAGTAAATTCGACAAGGCAACTGTTTATGTAACCTTGAATGGGTATCGGATGGATCATTTTGATGCCTATGTCTATGTTTCTAAAGACTATGGACAAACATGGAAAAGGATTGGCAAAGACCTACCCCAAGAAGCCGTAAACGTTATCGTGGAAGACATTACCCATCCTAAACTCCTTTTCGTTGGAACGGATTTGGGGCTTTATGCCTCGTTAGATGGCGGAGAATCCTTTCATCAAATGGACAACGGCCTACCCCATACGCCCGTTCACGACCTCGCTATTCATCCAAAAGCAGGTGACTTGATCATTGGAACGCATGGACGTTCCATCTATTTAGCCGATATTGCCCAACTTCGACAACTGAATGAGGATATTCTTGCCAAAGACCTCCACCTCTTCGCACCCGATAAAGTAACTTTCAGCGAACGATGGGGCGCAAAAGGGGCTGCTTGGCGGGACGCTTTTGAACCCAAAGTAACCCTTCATGTTTATACCAAAACAAGCGGCTCGGCAACGTTTACCGTGAAAGAGGCTTCTGGGAAAACCTTGCAAACCTTCTCTCAATCCCTTAGAAAAGGACTCAACGAAGTCACCTACAACCTTTCCGCACAAGCGGGTAGCCTCAGCAAACAAAAAGCGGGCGAAAACGGCGTAGTTTACCTTCCAGAAGGCGAATATACCGTTGTAGCCTCCATTGGCAGCGTCTCTTCAGAGGGAACCCTGAAGGTGGCCAAACCAGAGCCAAGACGATAA
- a CDS encoding DUF59 domain-containing protein, translating into MSELSRHETPTFVPDDFPVTQERIIDAIRMVYDPELPVNVYDLGLIYEINITPPDEVHIVMTLTTPNCPSALTLPGEVETMVCSLPEVGKCTLEVTFDPPYTMDMMTDAAKLEMGLMY; encoded by the coding sequence ATGAGTGAATTATCGCGACACGAAACACCGACCTTTGTACCGGACGATTTTCCGGTTACCCAAGAACGGATCATTGATGCCATACGGATGGTCTATGACCCCGAACTTCCGGTTAATGTGTATGACCTCGGTCTCATTTATGAGATTAATATTACTCCCCCCGACGAAGTACATATTGTAATGACCCTTACGACCCCTAATTGCCCTTCTGCACTCACCCTTCCGGGCGAAGTAGAAACAATGGTATGCTCGCTTCCAGAAGTAGGTAAATGCACCTTAGAAGTCACCTTCGACCCTCCATATACCATGGACATGATGACAGATGCCGCAAAATTGGAAATGGGCTTGATGTATTAA
- a CDS encoding aminotransferase class I/II-fold pyridoxal phosphate-dependent enzyme — protein MIHKIDLRSDTVTKPTTAMRNAIMAASVGDDVFGEDPTAIKLQETVAGLLGKEAALFVSSGVMGNQLALKVHTLPGDEVICEEGCHIVNYESSAGAFLSGLQFRALKGERGILTARDVEAAIRSGAYWEPQSRMIALENTHNKAGGVVFPQQQIEEIAQVAHAHNLAFHLDGARLWNASIATGLPVSVLAAPFDTISVCLSKGLGAPVGSLLVGTYEKITLARRFRKMWGGGMRQIGFLAAAGLYALEHHRERLAEDHRLAKKLAFGIAELGVFDILPEQTETNIVMFGTRHQSAKEVLEHLAKNGVLMVAFGPNTIRATTHLDISEEEIDKTLTILKRIFK, from the coding sequence ATGATCCACAAGATTGATCTTCGGAGCGATACCGTCACCAAACCCACTACGGCGATGCGAAACGCTATCATGGCGGCTTCGGTAGGAGATGACGTATTCGGAGAAGACCCAACGGCGATAAAATTACAAGAAACTGTGGCGGGGCTTTTAGGCAAAGAGGCCGCGCTTTTTGTCTCAAGCGGCGTCATGGGTAACCAGTTGGCGCTGAAGGTTCATACCCTGCCCGGCGACGAGGTGATCTGTGAAGAAGGTTGCCATATCGTCAATTATGAGTCGAGCGCGGGTGCTTTTTTATCTGGCCTTCAATTTCGTGCGCTTAAAGGTGAAAGAGGCATCTTAACTGCTCGTGACGTAGAGGCGGCCATTCGGTCTGGGGCTTATTGGGAACCCCAAAGTCGCATGATTGCTTTAGAAAATACCCACAACAAAGCGGGTGGCGTAGTTTTTCCGCAGCAACAAATTGAAGAGATTGCCCAAGTTGCTCATGCCCATAACTTGGCTTTTCACTTAGATGGGGCAAGGCTCTGGAATGCAAGTATCGCAACTGGACTTCCAGTTTCCGTATTGGCGGCTCCTTTCGATACCATAAGTGTTTGTCTTTCTAAAGGTTTAGGTGCTCCAGTTGGGTCTCTTTTGGTGGGAACATACGAAAAGATCACCCTTGCCCGCCGGTTCCGTAAAATGTGGGGCGGAGGCATGCGCCAAATTGGTTTTTTGGCCGCCGCAGGCTTATATGCCTTGGAACACCACCGAGAACGATTGGCCGAAGACCACCGGCTTGCCAAAAAACTCGCTTTCGGGATTGCTGAATTGGGCGTTTTTGACATCCTCCCAGAACAGACGGAAACCAATATCGTCATGTTTGGTACGAGACACCAATCTGCAAAAGAAGTTCTGGAACACTTGGCCAAAAATGGCGTCTTGATGGTCGCTTTTGGGCCAAATACCATCCGTGCAACAACTCATTTAGATATTTCAGAAGAAGAAATTGACAAAACACTAACAATCTTAAAGCGTATTTTCAAATAA
- a CDS encoding TIGR00730 family Rossman fold protein, protein MTDFSLMDKKAIDDWQTKSIQDTWRIFRIMSEFVEGFQTMGSLGPCVTVFGSARLKEDHPYYQQTVEIARKLVESGFGVITGGGPGLMEAANRGAFEAKGTSVGLNIELPHEQFSNRFVDPDKLITFDFFFARKVMFVKYAMGFIAMPGGFGTLDELFESLTLVQTGKARVFPIILVGTKYWGPLVDWIKNTLKEEGFISSEDMDLIHVTDDADEVVKLITDFYKKHRIKPNF, encoded by the coding sequence ATGACCGATTTTTCTTTGATGGACAAAAAAGCCATTGACGATTGGCAAACCAAGTCTATACAAGACACTTGGCGCATCTTCAGGATCATGAGTGAGTTCGTAGAAGGCTTTCAAACGATGGGTAGCCTTGGGCCATGTGTCACCGTTTTCGGTTCTGCACGTCTAAAAGAAGACCATCCCTACTATCAGCAAACGGTTGAAATCGCCCGAAAGTTGGTGGAAAGTGGGTTTGGGGTCATTACTGGTGGAGGCCCCGGTCTTATGGAGGCTGCAAACCGTGGCGCTTTCGAGGCGAAAGGAACCTCTGTTGGACTGAATATCGAGCTCCCACACGAACAGTTTTCAAACAGATTTGTGGATCCAGACAAGTTGATAACCTTCGACTTTTTCTTTGCACGTAAAGTCATGTTTGTCAAATACGCGATGGGCTTTATTGCAATGCCGGGTGGTTTTGGAACCTTAGACGAATTGTTTGAGTCGCTAACATTGGTGCAAACAGGAAAAGCGCGGGTCTTTCCCATCATTTTGGTAGGAACAAAATACTGGGGGCCTTTAGTGGATTGGATCAAAAATACCTTGAAAGAAGAAGGTTTTATCTCTTCGGAAGACATGGATCTGATTCATGTGACGGATGATGCCGACGAAGTGGTTAAACTGATCACGGATTTTTACAAAAAGCACAGAATAAAACCTAACTTCTAA
- a CDS encoding transposase encodes FMLDLYQASQKATALVADRETWEREFKQICQLADAEEPPPTKGKRGKPQNSKGRNLLNRLTAHQDGWLAFAFVEGIPFTNNQAERDIRCLKTKQKVATNFQTFKGACHYARIQSFSSTLRKHSMNVFQNMINAFDRNPVVFQAA; translated from the coding sequence GCTTCATGCTCGACCTTTACCAAGCCAGTCAAAAAGCCACCGCCTTGGTAGCGGACAGGGAAACATGGGAGCGGGAGTTTAAACAGATCTGTCAGTTGGCCGACGCTGAAGAACCGCCGCCCACGAAAGGAAAAAGGGGAAAGCCCCAAAACTCCAAAGGCAGAAACCTGCTCAACCGCTTGACCGCCCACCAAGATGGCTGGCTCGCCTTTGCCTTTGTCGAGGGTATCCCCTTCACCAACAACCAAGCCGAACGAGACATCCGCTGCTTGAAAACCAAGCAGAAGGTCGCCACCAATTTCCAGACTTTCAAAGGTGCATGCCACTATGCACGCATCCAGTCCTTTTCTTCAACCTTGCGCAAACATTCAATGAATGTTTTTCAGAACATGATTAACGCTTTCGATAGAAATCCTGTCGTCTTTCAGGCTGCCTAA
- the hslV gene encoding ATP-dependent protease subunit HslV, producing the protein MSKIKATTVIAIKKNGKVAVGSDGQATFGDTVMKHKVQKVRALNDGKLLVGFAGGTADAFTLMERFEEKLRERRGNVLRAAVELAKDWRTDRYLRRLEALMAVASPEHLLLISGTGDVIEPDDDIVAIGSGGSYALAAARAMLKHSPHLSAKEIVTEALHIAADICIYTNHEINVQEL; encoded by the coding sequence ATGTCAAAAATCAAAGCAACAACCGTTATTGCAATTAAAAAAAACGGTAAAGTAGCCGTCGGATCAGATGGTCAAGCCACTTTTGGTGATACCGTTATGAAGCACAAGGTACAAAAAGTACGGGCACTTAACGACGGTAAACTACTAGTGGGTTTTGCGGGTGGAACTGCGGATGCGTTTACGCTGATGGAGCGGTTCGAGGAAAAGCTGCGGGAGCGTAGGGGAAATGTGCTTCGGGCAGCCGTAGAATTGGCAAAGGATTGGCGGACGGATCGTTACTTGCGTCGCTTAGAAGCCTTGATGGCGGTTGCTTCTCCTGAGCACTTGCTGCTGATTAGTGGAACGGGAGATGTGATAGAACCCGATGACGACATCGTGGCCATTGGCTCTGGTGGTTCTTATGCGCTTGCGGCAGCCCGCGCCATGCTCAAACATAGCCCGCATCTCTCGGCAAAGGAGATTGTGACCGAAGCGCTCCACATTGCCGCCGACATTTGTATTTACACCAACCACGAGATCAATGTGCAGGAACTCTAA
- the dacB gene encoding D-alanyl-D-alanine carboxypeptidase/D-alanyl-D-alanine-endopeptidase has product MTLFRFFAFFLLLCVASVQVTQAQEEPDSTDVNIPEPPETKSPRSLGEQISDYLVRYNGGGIWGIKVMDLSNGEVLYERNPERPLTPASNMKIYTTAAALDLLGPDFRYETDLYYRGKIEGETLKGDLFIRGSGDPSFGGLLDDEQNDLLRVFYEWSEALKRMGIRNVEGNIVGDDDIFDDFGRGEDWVSRDFNNCYAAEISGLSFTENCIEFTVEGNRPGQKATVTLRPGNTEYVNLMNKTSTTSGRGVSGGVGRPYNSNDMTFTVKVGAGKKYTRTMPISNPTLYTAHVLKETLQNTGIQIWGKAVDVDSLAEKPSYRGYEMRRVGTAISPPLSELSAVINKRSHNMFAEHVFKTLGTTTSWDGVPRPGSAVRGGRAVREFLRKIGVRTDEIILSDGSGLSRSNKVTAEATIRLLEYMYQHPNSQTRQAFYNSLSVAGVDGTLKKRMKEYPTLGNVHAKTGYISGVRSLCGYVTTVKGTPIAFALIVNQYNVSTGYVTRVQDSIVKLITRYQH; this is encoded by the coding sequence ATGACCTTATTTCGCTTCTTTGCGTTCTTCTTGCTGCTTTGTGTGGCCTCCGTCCAAGTTACCCAAGCACAAGAGGAGCCAGACTCGACCGATGTTAACATCCCCGAACCTCCCGAAACCAAGTCTCCAAGGTCTCTGGGCGAACAGATTTCAGACTACCTTGTCCGGTACAATGGTGGCGGAATTTGGGGAATCAAAGTGATGGATTTGTCCAACGGCGAAGTACTGTATGAACGTAACCCTGAACGTCCTCTTACGCCTGCTTCAAATATGAAGATTTACACCACTGCAGCAGCATTAGACCTCTTAGGGCCGGATTTTCGGTACGAGACCGACTTGTACTACCGAGGGAAAATCGAGGGAGAAACCCTAAAAGGCGACCTCTTTATTAGGGGATCGGGTGATCCCAGCTTTGGAGGTCTATTGGATGATGAGCAAAATGATTTGCTGCGGGTGTTTTATGAATGGTCGGAGGCTTTGAAACGCATGGGAATCCGAAATGTAGAGGGCAATATTGTTGGGGATGACGATATTTTTGACGACTTTGGAAGGGGGGAAGATTGGGTTTCTCGCGACTTTAATAATTGCTATGCGGCAGAAATTAGTGGCCTTTCTTTTACAGAAAATTGTATTGAATTTACCGTAGAGGGCAACCGCCCGGGACAAAAAGCGACCGTTACGCTGCGTCCTGGAAATACGGAATACGTCAATTTGATGAACAAAACCTCTACAACTTCCGGCAGGGGCGTAAGCGGGGGTGTCGGGAGACCCTATAATTCCAATGACATGACGTTTACCGTAAAAGTGGGGGCTGGAAAAAAATATACCCGAACCATGCCCATTAGTAATCCGACCCTCTACACGGCTCACGTCTTAAAAGAAACCCTCCAAAATACTGGGATCCAGATTTGGGGCAAGGCGGTAGATGTGGATAGCCTCGCCGAAAAGCCGTCTTACCGAGGATATGAGATGCGAAGGGTGGGCACCGCTATTTCGCCACCCCTGTCCGAGTTGTCCGCTGTGATCAATAAGCGTAGCCACAATATGTTTGCAGAACACGTTTTTAAAACCTTGGGAACCACAACATCTTGGGATGGCGTCCCGCGTCCGGGATCCGCTGTCCGAGGCGGACGAGCCGTTCGGGAGTTTCTGCGCAAGATTGGGGTGCGTACCGATGAAATTATCTTGTCCGACGGTTCTGGCTTGTCGCGCTCGAACAAGGTTACGGCGGAGGCCACCATCCGGCTTTTGGAATACATGTATCAACATCCGAACAGCCAAACCCGTCAGGCATTTTACAATTCGTTATCGGTAGCTGGGGTAGATGGAACGCTAAAAAAGCGTATGAAGGAATACCCCACGTTGGGGAATGTCCATGCCAAAACGGGATATATCAGTGGGGTACGTTCGTTATGTGGGTATGTCACAACGGTCAAAGGGACTCCCATCGCCTTTGCACTTATAGTGAATCAATACAACGTTTCTACCGGATACGTAACCCGTGTTCAAGATAGTATTGTGAAGTTGATCACGCGGTATCAGCATTAA
- the hslU gene encoding ATP-dependent protease ATPase subunit HslU, protein MSTSLTPREIVAALDKYIIGQQEAKKSVAIALRNRWRRLNASPDIRDEIMPNNIIMIGPTGVGKTEIARRLAKLANAPFLKVEATKFTEVGYVGRDVDSIIRELTDLAVNMVKAEQKAKVRVRATEMAHERILDILLPSPVSTKENSRSLLPAGFNLFGNEPRTEAADDAKTETKHEEELYGRTREKFKKKLEEGELDDRDVEIEVATSGSAMMQVFSPMGMEEFGMNLQEMLGQGSRKRKKRRMPIREARQFLIDEEAQKLIDMDAVLNEAIEKVEQSGIVFLDEVDKIAARANKGGGADVSREGVQRDLLPIVEGSSVTTKHGVVKTDHILFIASGAFHVSKPSDLIPELQGRFPIRVELHSLTEEDFYQILKQPKNALLKQYEALLETENMKITFTEEAIREIARIATQVNEEVENIGARRLHTILTTLLEDILYDVPDAMPEDHILVDEVRVRKRLEGISQDKDLSQFIL, encoded by the coding sequence ATGAGTACATCTTTAACGCCACGCGAAATTGTTGCAGCATTAGACAAATATATTATTGGCCAGCAAGAAGCCAAAAAAAGTGTGGCGATTGCGCTCCGAAACCGTTGGCGGAGACTTAACGCATCGCCCGACATTCGTGACGAAATCATGCCCAACAATATTATTATGATTGGGCCTACGGGTGTCGGGAAAACCGAAATCGCCCGACGTCTTGCTAAATTGGCCAATGCGCCATTTCTGAAGGTAGAAGCGACCAAATTCACCGAAGTAGGATATGTGGGGCGCGACGTGGACAGCATCATCCGTGAATTGACCGATCTAGCTGTGAATATGGTGAAGGCAGAGCAAAAAGCAAAAGTTCGGGTTCGTGCTACCGAAATGGCTCACGAACGCATTTTGGATATTTTATTACCTTCGCCAGTCTCTACAAAGGAAAATAGCCGAAGTCTTTTGCCCGCCGGGTTTAATTTATTCGGGAATGAGCCGCGTACAGAAGCCGCTGATGATGCAAAAACCGAGACCAAACACGAAGAAGAACTTTATGGCCGAACACGCGAAAAGTTCAAAAAGAAATTGGAAGAGGGAGAATTAGACGACCGTGATGTGGAAATTGAAGTTGCTACCTCTGGCAGTGCCATGATGCAGGTGTTTTCGCCAATGGGTATGGAGGAGTTTGGCATGAATCTTCAGGAAATGCTGGGACAAGGCAGCCGAAAACGTAAAAAACGCCGTATGCCAATCCGCGAAGCCCGACAGTTTTTGATTGATGAGGAAGCCCAAAAACTGATTGATATGGACGCAGTCTTGAACGAGGCCATTGAAAAAGTGGAGCAATCCGGTATTGTATTCTTAGACGAGGTGGATAAAATTGCGGCACGTGCAAATAAAGGCGGAGGCGCAGATGTTTCCCGCGAAGGTGTCCAGCGTGACTTGTTGCCCATCGTAGAAGGCTCTTCGGTTACCACCAAACATGGTGTGGTTAAAACCGACCACATCTTGTTTATTGCCAGCGGTGCTTTCCATGTCTCCAAACCCAGCGATTTGATCCCAGAACTACAAGGGCGCTTCCCAATTCGGGTGGAACTTCACAGCCTGACCGAGGAGGACTTTTACCAAATTCTGAAACAGCCAAAAAATGCCCTCCTAAAGCAATATGAGGCCCTTCTCGAAACCGAGAACATGAAAATCACTTTTACCGAAGAGGCCATCCGCGAAATCGCACGCATTGCCACGCAGGTGAATGAAGAGGTGGAAAACATTGGCGCACGACGTTTGCATACCATTCTCACCACGCTCTTAGAGGACATTTTGTACGATGTGCCCGATGCCATGCCCGAAGACCATATTTTGGTGGACGAGGTGCGGGTGCGGAAGCGCTTGGAGGGTATCTCACAAGACAAAGACCTGAGCCAGTTTATTTTGTAA
- a CDS encoding SufE family protein: MNATYPTIAEREAEVIAEFQLAEGDWELETELLMDQGSLLEPMDPALKTEVNRVHGCVSQVWLHANLENGRIHLWADSDSHLTKGIIALLIRVLNFQKPADIAQTELRFIESIGLKHLLTSQRQGGLAAMVKKLKQYAERFIQNT, translated from the coding sequence ATGAATGCAACTTATCCCACCATTGCCGAGCGCGAAGCTGAAGTAATTGCCGAATTTCAGTTGGCAGAGGGCGATTGGGAATTAGAAACAGAATTGTTAATGGATCAGGGTAGCCTCTTGGAACCTATGGATCCCGCCCTCAAAACCGAGGTCAACCGTGTTCATGGTTGCGTTTCTCAGGTTTGGCTCCACGCCAATTTGGAAAATGGACGAATACACCTATGGGCGGACTCGGACTCGCACCTCACAAAAGGCATTATTGCGCTGTTAATTCGTGTACTGAACTTCCAAAAACCAGCCGATATCGCACAAACAGAATTACGCTTTATCGAAAGCATTGGACTAAAGCACCTTTTAACCTCCCAAAGACAAGGAGGCTTGGCCGCAATGGTCAAGAAGCTTAAGCAGTACGCAGAAAGGTTTATCCAAAATACCTAA
- a CDS encoding cysteine desulfurase, with protein sequence MFSATAAALDVNRIREDFPALHQNINRKPLVYLDNGATAHKPQCVLDATQQFYGQGNANVHRGIHTLSQLATDAYEVTRKTVQKFLNAPSEEEIILTSGTTMSCNLVAYSFGEAFLKSGDVVLVSEMEHHANIVPWQMVATRKGAIVKAIPITNEGTIDLERYASLLSEKVRVVSLIHISNMLGTVNPIAEMIRMAHQHGIPVLVDGAQSAPHQKIDVQALDADFFTFSGHKVFGPTGTGVLYGKKHLLEQMPPFFGGGDMIRTVSFKETTYNVLPHKFEAGTPNIAGFLGLNAALKYVMDIGFEGISAYEELLGAYALEQLTSINGLTLFGAAPHRAPVFSFLVNQIHPFDLGTLLDKQGIAVRTGHHCTQPLHHKYGLTGSVRASFTFYNTLQEVDALVQGIQKASRFF encoded by the coding sequence ATGTTTTCTGCTACAGCCGCAGCGCTTGATGTTAATCGAATTCGGGAAGATTTTCCGGCATTGCACCAAAACATCAACCGTAAGCCGCTCGTCTATTTAGATAATGGCGCAACCGCACACAAACCCCAGTGTGTATTGGATGCCACGCAACAATTTTATGGACAAGGCAATGCAAATGTCCATCGTGGTATCCACACCTTAAGTCAACTTGCCACCGACGCTTATGAAGTAACGCGCAAAACCGTTCAAAAATTTCTAAATGCGCCCTCCGAAGAAGAAATCATTCTAACCTCCGGAACTACCATGTCGTGTAATTTAGTGGCCTATTCCTTTGGAGAAGCCTTCCTAAAATCCGGCGATGTGGTCTTGGTCTCGGAAATGGAACACCATGCCAATATCGTGCCTTGGCAAATGGTTGCCACACGAAAAGGGGCGATTGTGAAAGCCATTCCAATAACGAACGAAGGCACGATCGATCTGGAGCGTTACGCCTCCCTCCTCTCCGAAAAAGTGCGTGTGGTTTCCCTCATCCATATCTCCAACATGCTCGGAACGGTTAATCCTATCGCTGAAATGATTCGGATGGCGCATCAGCATGGCATTCCGGTTTTGGTAGATGGCGCACAATCAGCACCGCATCAAAAAATAGACGTACAAGCGTTGGATGCAGATTTCTTTACGTTTTCCGGTCATAAAGTCTTTGGGCCAACCGGAACCGGTGTTCTATATGGAAAAAAGCACCTCCTTGAGCAAATGCCTCCTTTTTTTGGCGGCGGCGATATGATCCGCACTGTCTCATTCAAGGAAACCACCTACAACGTTCTCCCGCATAAATTTGAAGCTGGTACACCCAATATCGCTGGGTTTTTAGGCTTAAATGCCGCACTTAAATATGTAATGGACATCGGATTTGAGGGAATTTCGGCGTATGAAGAACTACTCGGCGCATATGCTTTAGAGCAATTAACGTCCATCAACGGACTTACCCTTTTTGGTGCGGCTCCGCATAGAGCGCCCGTATTTTCTTTTTTAGTGAACCAAATTCATCCTTTTGATTTAGGCACATTGTTAGACAAACAAGGTATTGCCGTCCGAACGGGCCACCATTGTACACAACCCCTACACCATAAATATGGCCTTACCGGATCCGTTAGGGCTTCATTCACCTTTTACAACACCTTACAAGAAGTGGACGCATTAGTTCAAGGGATCCAAAAAGCAAGCCGCTTCTTCTAA